A stretch of Endozoicomonas sp. SCSIO W0465 DNA encodes these proteins:
- a CDS encoding IS66 family transposase → MIPELPATMSAEILLKENAELRMRVACLEERCRELEEKVGKNSQNSSKPPSSDGYQKPCKNSNSPDHSDDLSADKGTDPSDEKPNPKSLRQSSGNKAGGKKGHQGTCLKQVDIPDYIEYLPVKECNKCQASLLDSEPVKYIERQVFEPGRPGEFEVTAHRAEVKICTCGCRNQAEFPEGVTAAAQYGSATQAMAVYLNQYHFLPFKRVSEYFNTLYKMSVSAGTVANFVARTYENLASTEEVIRDALRESSVAGADETGMRAEGSLHWLHVMRDEQWTLYYLSEKRGREAMDTMGILLTFAGVLVHDHWKSYFAYAATHVLCNAHHLRELLGVVDRDSNQLALRLMKLLRLSWHYCKGFKTIGMLQMPSVVCERIEKIYDRLLQRALMKEVVYMEKQREELKRKKVKNTKAYNLFKRLTEFKAETLRFMSDFTIPFDNNGSERDVRMAKLKQKALVGFQTATGLNIAEALYLQRLSAYCPVMLLNPCFS, encoded by the coding sequence ATGATTCCAGAACTACCCGCAACTATGTCGGCTGAGATTCTCTTGAAAGAGAATGCAGAGCTGCGGATGAGAGTTGCCTGTCTGGAAGAGCGATGTCGAGAATTGGAAGAAAAGGTTGGCAAGAACAGTCAAAACAGCAGCAAGCCGCCATCGTCTGATGGTTATCAAAAACCTTGTAAAAACAGTAATTCTCCAGATCATTCTGACGACCTTTCCGCAGATAAAGGTACCGATCCATCGGATGAAAAACCCAATCCTAAAAGTCTGAGACAGTCTTCTGGTAATAAAGCCGGTGGAAAGAAAGGGCATCAGGGCACTTGTCTTAAACAGGTCGATATCCCTGACTATATTGAGTACCTTCCGGTTAAAGAATGCAATAAATGTCAGGCGTCTCTTCTTGATAGTGAGCCGGTCAAATATATTGAACGACAGGTGTTTGAACCAGGGAGACCGGGTGAATTTGAAGTAACGGCCCATAGAGCTGAAGTAAAAATCTGCACTTGTGGTTGTCGGAATCAGGCTGAATTCCCGGAAGGTGTTACCGCTGCCGCACAATATGGCTCAGCCACACAGGCTATGGCCGTCTATCTTAACCAATACCATTTCCTGCCTTTTAAGCGCGTGTCAGAGTATTTTAATACTCTCTATAAAATGAGTGTAAGTGCAGGCACTGTCGCCAATTTTGTGGCCAGAACCTATGAAAATCTGGCTTCTACTGAAGAGGTTATTCGTGACGCCTTGCGGGAATCGTCTGTTGCCGGAGCCGATGAAACGGGTATGCGGGCCGAGGGCTCTTTGCACTGGCTACACGTTATGCGGGATGAACAATGGACGCTCTACTACTTGTCTGAAAAGCGAGGTCGTGAGGCCATGGACACGATGGGCATACTGCTAACATTTGCAGGCGTTCTGGTTCATGATCATTGGAAATCCTATTTTGCATATGCGGCAACTCACGTACTTTGCAATGCCCATCACCTGAGGGAGCTTTTGGGTGTTGTTGATAGGGACAGCAATCAACTGGCGTTGCGATTGATGAAGCTACTGAGGCTTTCCTGGCATTACTGCAAGGGCTTTAAGACCATAGGTATGCTACAGATGCCAAGTGTTGTCTGTGAACGAATCGAGAAGATTTATGACCGGTTGCTTCAGCGGGCTCTAATGAAAGAAGTCGTCTATATGGAGAAGCAACGAGAGGAGCTTAAGCGCAAGAAAGTCAAGAATACTAAAGCTTACAATCTCTTCAAACGACTCACTGAGTTCAAGGCTGAGACACTGCGCTTCATGTCAGATTTTACCATTCCCTTCGATAACAATGGCAGTGAGCGGGATGTTCGAATGGCCAAGTTAAAGCAGAAGGCTCTTGTAGGATTTCAGACTGCTACTGGGTTGAACATTGCTGAAGCCCTTTATCTACAAAGGTTGTCAGCATATTGTCCGGTAATGTTGCTCAATCCTTGTTTTTCGTGA
- a CDS encoding DUF6444 domain-containing protein: protein MIPELPATMSAEILLKENAELRMRVACLEERCRELEEKVGKNSQNSSKPPSSDGYQKPCKNSNSPDHSDDLSADKGTDPSDEKPNPKSLRQSSGNKAGGKKGHQGTCLKQVDIPDYIEYLPVKECNKCQASLLDSEPVKYIERQVFEPGRPGEFEVTAHRAEVKICTCGCRNQAEFPEGVTAAAQYGSATQAMAVYLNQYHFLPFKRVSEYFNTLYKMSVTIQH from the coding sequence ATGATTCCAGAACTACCCGCAACTATGTCGGCTGAGATTCTCTTGAAAGAGAATGCAGAGCTGCGGATGAGAGTTGCCTGTCTGGAAGAGCGATGTCGAGAATTGGAAGAAAAGGTTGGCAAGAACAGTCAAAACAGCAGCAAGCCGCCATCGTCTGATGGTTATCAAAAACCTTGTAAAAACAGTAATTCTCCAGATCATTCTGACGACCTTTCCGCAGATAAAGGTACCGATCCATCGGATGAAAAACCCAATCCTAAAAGTCTGAGACAGTCTTCTGGTAATAAAGCCGGTGGAAAGAAAGGGCATCAGGGCACTTGTCTTAAACAGGTCGATATCCCTGACTATATTGAGTACCTTCCGGTTAAAGAATGCAATAAATGTCAGGCGTCTCTTCTTGATAGTGAGCCGGTCAAATATATTGAACGACAGGTGTTTGAACCAGGGAGACCGGGTGAATTTGAAGTAACGGCCCATAGAGCTGAAGTAAAAATCTGCACTTGTGGTTGTCGGAATCAGGCTGAATTCCCGGAAGGTGTTACCGCTGCCGCACAATATGGCTCAGCCACACAGGCTATGGCCGTCTATCTTAACCAATACCATTTCCTGCCTTTTAAGCGCGTGTCAGAGTATTTTAATACTCTCTATAAAATGAGTGTAACTATTCAGCACTGA
- a CDS encoding transposase: MLNSYDFSEDKPVQGWIAGVDFPVLLYRQVFKNKDGSTGILYLVCSDLDCDAETLKAIYEKRWKVEVFHKTLKSNASMAKSPAHTVRTQSNHIFLSIYSAFRLEVLSLKVNLNHFQLRAKIYMAGLKASLGQLRELLAA, from the coding sequence GTGCTGAATAGTTACGATTTTTCAGAAGATAAGCCTGTACAAGGGTGGATAGCAGGTGTCGATTTCCCTGTTCTGCTATACCGTCAGGTCTTTAAAAACAAAGACGGAAGCACAGGCATTCTCTATCTGGTTTGCAGCGATCTTGACTGTGATGCCGAGACTCTCAAGGCAATCTACGAGAAACGGTGGAAAGTCGAGGTCTTCCATAAAACGCTGAAATCGAATGCGTCAATGGCCAAGTCACCGGCGCATACTGTGAGAACACAGAGTAATCATATCTTTCTTTCAATTTACTCAGCCTTCAGGTTGGAAGTATTGTCATTGAAAGTAAATCTGAATCACTTTCAGCTCAGAGCCAAAATCTATATGGCAGGGCTGAAAGCTTCGTTGGGGCAGCTGAGAGAGCTGTTAGCTGCGTAA
- a CDS encoding molybdopterin-dependent oxidoreductase, whose protein sequence is MWKLPEGTIPAKVGYHAVLQNRMLKDGKLNAYWVMCNNNMQTAPNINHESLPGYRNPENFIVVSDPYPTVTAQAADLILPTAMWVEKEGAYGNAERRTQFWYQQVAPQGKAKSDLWQLMEFSKRFKVEEVWSDELLARAPELKGKSNCSAPPHKSGIF, encoded by the coding sequence ATCTGGAAACTCCCCGAAGGCACCATCCCCGCCAAAGTGGGTTACCACGCGGTTTTGCAAAACCGCATGCTCAAGGATGGCAAGCTCAATGCCTACTGGGTGATGTGTAACAACAATATGCAGACAGCGCCCAATATCAATCATGAGAGCCTGCCGGGTTATCGCAACCCTGAAAACTTTATCGTCGTTTCTGATCCCTATCCGACCGTTACGGCCCAGGCCGCTGACCTGATTCTACCAACCGCCATGTGGGTGGAAAAAGAAGGGGCCTATGGCAACGCCGAGCGCCGGACCCAATTCTGGTATCAACAGGTAGCCCCACAGGGCAAAGCCAAATCTGACCTCTGGCAGCTGATGGAATTTTCCAAACGCTTCAAAGTAGAAGAAGTCTGGTCCGATGAGTTGCTGGCCAGAGCACCTGAACTGAAGGGCAAAAGTAACTGTTCAGCACCCCCACATAAATCTGGAATTTTCTGA